The sequence GCATGCCAGGCGCGTGCGCGCCGTCGACGAGCGTGGGGATCCCGCGCGCTTCCGCCGCCGAGACGATGCGCTCCACGGGCAGGACCAGCGCCGTTGGGCTGGTGACGTGGTCGATCATCAGCAGCCGCGTGCGTTCGCTCAGGCACGACAAGACGGCGGACTCCACCTCGGCTTCATCTGCGACGGGGAACGGCAGTGTCGCGACCACCAGTTTCGCGCCGGCGCGCTCTGCGTGATGGCGCAGCGCATTTTTGCACGCCGGGTAGCCGTGATTGGTCGTCAGGACTTCGTCGCCGGGTGCGAGCCGCAAGCTGCTCGCGACGGCGTTGACGCCCTCGGTCGCATTGCGCACGAAGGCAATGTCCAGGGCGTCCGCTCCGACCAGCTCCGCAACGCAGGTCCGCGCACGCTCGAGCAACTCCGGCAGTCGGCGCATGAAGAAGCGCACGGGTTGGCGCTCCATTTCGTCCATGATCGCCAGCTGTGCCGCCCGCACGACCTTCGGGCACGCGCCGAAGGAGCCGTGGTTCAAGTAAGTCACGTCCGAATCGAGGCTGAAGGCGTTGGCATGCGCGCTGGGCATGGCGCACTCTAGCAGCGCAGCGGCGCGGGCCGCTGCAGGACGTTACCGAGGCGGCTTGGGGTGCGGCACATTGGCGTTGCCAAGTCGAAGCGACCCTCCGACAATGCGCGCCATGAACATCGACACGCACCTGGGTATCGATCCCGCACTTTGCGGTCGGCCCGTTGAGGTCGGCGAGGGCAGCGCACGTGTGGAGCTCACGACCACCAAGAACATGGCTGCCGACGACCGCGGATTGGTGCACGGTGGCTTCGTGTTCGGCCTGGCGGACTACGCCGCGATGCTTGCCGTCAACCATCCCCTGGTGGTGCTGGCCGGTGCGGACGTGAAGTTCCTGGCGCCCTCCACGACAGGCGAAGTCTTGGTGGCGTCGGCGCGCGTCAGCGAACGGGACGAAAAGCGCGCGACGGTGGAGGTCGAGGTGCGAGGAGGCGACAAGCCCGTGTTCTCTGGCACCTTCCGCTGTGCGATTCCGAAACGCCACGTGTTGGAGCCGCGCTAGGGGGCGCTGCGCGTCAAGGCGCCCACATCAGGCCGAAGCGCAGCCCTCCGCGCAAGAAGTGGGCGCGATCCCGACCGCCGCTCGGCACGTAGTGTTCGTAGGCGGCCGCGAACCCCGCCCAGGGAATGAAGCCCCGTGTGCGCAACGCCTTGACGCCGATGCCACCGCCGATGCGCCCGCCGTAGCTGAAGCGACCGTCGTCGGCCTGGAACAGCGCGACCGGTGCGGCTTCGATGTCGTAGTGCCAGGCCACGTCGTGAAGCCGCAACACCACGGGAATGGCCGGAAAGTAGTTGATCACGAACTCCGTGGGCTCGGTGTTGGGTTTCAGCATGGCTCCACCGCCGAACTCGGGACCGAGCAATAGCGTTGCAGTGGTCGAGAAGCCGTAGCCCGCCAACAGGCGCCCGTAGCCCCCGCCGCCGAAAGTCCAAGTGCCCTCGGTACGTCTGATCTGAAGCAGGCCGCCTGTT comes from Polyangiaceae bacterium and encodes:
- a CDS encoding PaaI family thioesterase, with amino-acid sequence MNIDTHLGIDPALCGRPVEVGEGSARVELTTTKNMAADDRGLVHGGFVFGLADYAAMLAVNHPLVVLAGADVKFLAPSTTGEVLVASARVSERDEKRATVEVEVRGGDKPVFSGTFRCAIPKRHVLEPR